The Neobacillus sp. OS1-2 genome includes a window with the following:
- a CDS encoding DUF6501 family protein, which yields MIHLTWRDRETVRKVKCVHTDAKKYLVNNALTVGTIYDVKNETEEFYYIIDNTGKVGGFYKEYFQDV from the coding sequence ATGATTCATTTAACGTGGCGGGATCGAGAAACAGTTAGAAAAGTAAAATGCGTTCATACCGATGCAAAAAAATATCTGGTAAATAACGCCTTAACTGTCGGTACTATTTATGATGTAAAAAACGAAACAGAAGAATTTTACTACATCATTGATAATACCGGAAAAGTCGGTGGGTTTTATAAGGAATATTTTCAGGATGTTTAA
- a CDS encoding YhcN/YlaJ family sporulation lipoprotein, with product MKKSLFVIGSLVFSLYLSGCARNDVNDNVAYRNRNTNEPTRVNYNTPNNGGPAITGVDTSNRDLDRTRNNITNVRHDNRNNVGNNQSKIRIADKAADKVTNLPEVDHANIIVTDNNAYVAAKLDPSSRNELTTDIENKISRAVKSVDADIDNVYISVNPDFYDRMNHYASDIRNGKPISGFVNEFSDTIRRVFPDAR from the coding sequence ATGAAAAAAAGTTTGTTTGTAATTGGATCCCTCGTATTTAGTCTTTATTTATCTGGTTGTGCAAGGAATGATGTAAATGATAATGTCGCCTACCGCAACCGAAATACAAATGAACCAACAAGGGTAAATTATAATACCCCGAATAATGGCGGCCCTGCGATTACGGGGGTTGATACAAGCAATCGGGACCTTGATCGAACTCGAAACAACATTACTAATGTACGCCACGATAATCGAAATAATGTTGGAAACAATCAATCAAAAATAAGAATCGCGGATAAAGCAGCCGATAAAGTGACAAATTTGCCTGAGGTGGACCATGCGAATATTATTGTAACCGATAATAATGCCTATGTGGCAGCCAAGCTGGATCCATCCTCAAGGAATGAGCTGACAACAGATATTGAAAATAAAATTTCTCGAGCTGTTAAATCGGTCGACGCCGATATCGACAATGTTTATATATCGGTTAATCCAGATTTCTATGATCGAATGAATCATTATGCCAGCGATATTCGAAATGGAAAACCAATCTCAGGTTTCGTAAATGAGTTTTCCGATACTATCAGAAGAGTGTTCCCGGATGCACGATAA
- the sda gene encoding sporulation histidine kinase inhibitor Sda, protein MSNEQLVVSYRDALKSGKEKEWIKILKDEIQRRGLRPFKNRT, encoded by the coding sequence ATGAGTAACGAGCAGTTAGTTGTTTCGTACCGGGATGCATTAAAATCTGGAAAGGAAAAGGAATGGATCAAGATTTTAAAAGATGAAATTCAACGTCGTGGATTAAGACCCTTTAAGAATCGCACGTAA
- the pflA gene encoding pyruvate formate-lyase-activating protein has product MNGNIHSIETLGTVDGPGIRYVIFTQGCLLRCQFCHNADTWEIGTGKQMTVSEIMDDLISYLPFIQASGGGITVSGGEPLLQIPFLTELFKECKRQGIHTTIDSSGGCFSHSKLFIEQLEKLLTVTDLVLLDLKHINRKKHVQLTGMANDHILEFAKFLSDRNVPIWVRHVLVPTVTDDPEDLQKLGEFIGTLENVEKIEILPYHKLGVYKWEALGHEYPLKHVEPPTEEKVKYAYQAITAHWKRR; this is encoded by the coding sequence ATGAACGGAAATATTCATTCTATTGAAACATTAGGAACTGTCGACGGACCAGGAATTCGTTACGTAATTTTTACCCAAGGCTGCTTATTGCGCTGTCAATTTTGCCATAACGCAGATACATGGGAAATCGGCACGGGCAAGCAGATGACTGTTTCCGAAATCATGGATGATCTGATCAGCTATCTTCCTTTCATTCAGGCTTCTGGGGGAGGAATTACTGTTAGCGGTGGTGAGCCATTGCTGCAAATTCCTTTCCTAACGGAATTATTCAAAGAATGTAAAAGGCAAGGAATTCATACAACCATTGATTCTTCCGGTGGCTGCTTCTCCCATTCCAAACTTTTTATCGAGCAGCTGGAAAAACTTTTAACGGTTACTGATTTAGTCCTTCTTGATTTAAAGCATATAAATCGGAAAAAGCATGTTCAGCTGACAGGAATGGCGAATGACCACATCTTAGAATTCGCAAAATTTTTATCCGATCGAAACGTTCCTATTTGGGTTCGTCATGTATTGGTGCCAACCGTTACTGATGATCCGGAAGATCTCCAAAAACTTGGTGAGTTTATTGGTACACTTGAAAATGTGGAGAAGATAGAGATCCTTCCTTACCATAAACTAGGGGTATATAAATGGGAAGCCCTAGGACACGAGTATCCGTTAAAACATGTCGAGCCACCAACTGAAGAAAAGGTCAAGTATGCTTATCAAGCGATTACTGCCCATTGGAAAAGGCGTTAA
- the odhB gene encoding 2-oxoglutarate dehydrogenase complex dihydrolipoyllysine-residue succinyltransferase, whose product MAEIKVPELAESISEGTIAKWLKNVGDLVEQGEYLVELETDKVNIEIISDFSGVITEQKFSEGDSVKVGETIAVIAESSVGSEPADGKIPAESMAEPTKMEPIATIADSKEIASNQKADQSSNQRPIASPAARRLAREKGVNLNEIPAMDPLGRIRKQDVTSFQQEDKNNHQTIAKKETAPEIQDESKPIIYEKMSRRRQTIAKRLVEVQQTAAMLTTFNEIDLTAVMDLRKRRKDTFFEEHDVRLGFMSFFTKAAVAALKKFPYINAEIQGDNLLIKKFYDIGIAVAAAEGLVVPVVRDADRKTFAEIELDIMQLAEKAKTNKLALKDLQGGTFTITNGGVFGSLLSTPILNGPQVAILGMHKIQLRPVAIDKEKMENRPMMYVALSYDHRIVDGKEAVTFLSKIKELLEDPENLLLEG is encoded by the coding sequence ATGGCTGAAATAAAAGTACCTGAATTAGCAGAATCGATTTCAGAGGGGACGATTGCTAAATGGCTTAAAAATGTTGGGGACCTTGTGGAACAGGGAGAATACCTAGTTGAATTAGAAACCGATAAGGTGAATATCGAGATCATTTCTGATTTTTCTGGTGTAATTACCGAGCAGAAGTTTTCAGAGGGTGATAGTGTAAAGGTGGGGGAGACGATTGCCGTTATCGCTGAAAGTAGCGTAGGTTCAGAACCTGCGGATGGAAAAATACCAGCAGAATCAATGGCTGAACCAACCAAAATGGAACCGATAGCAACTATTGCTGATTCCAAAGAAATAGCAAGCAATCAAAAGGCAGATCAAAGTAGTAACCAACGACCAATCGCTTCTCCGGCAGCCCGAAGATTGGCTCGAGAAAAAGGAGTAAATCTAAATGAAATTCCTGCAATGGATCCATTAGGAAGAATCCGCAAGCAGGATGTAACTTCTTTTCAGCAAGAGGATAAAAATAACCATCAAACTATAGCTAAAAAGGAAACAGCTCCTGAGATTCAAGATGAGTCTAAACCAATTATTTATGAAAAGATGTCAAGACGCAGGCAAACGATTGCTAAGCGCCTTGTCGAGGTTCAGCAAACAGCAGCAATGCTTACAACTTTTAATGAAATTGATTTGACCGCTGTGATGGATCTTAGAAAACGGAGAAAGGATACATTTTTTGAAGAACATGATGTCAGGCTTGGATTTATGTCCTTTTTTACAAAAGCAGCAGTGGCAGCATTAAAGAAATTTCCCTATATTAATGCTGAAATTCAAGGTGATAATCTGCTGATAAAAAAATTCTACGATATAGGCATTGCAGTTGCTGCCGCAGAAGGACTGGTTGTACCAGTGGTAAGGGACGCCGATCGTAAAACGTTTGCCGAAATAGAGCTGGATATCATGCAGCTTGCTGAAAAGGCAAAAACGAATAAGTTAGCATTAAAGGACTTACAGGGGGGAACCTTTACTATTACAAACGGAGGGGTATTCGGCTCATTACTATCGACTCCTATCCTAAATGGGCCCCAAGTTGCCATCCTTGGGATGCACAAAATTCAACTCAGACCTGTGGCGATCGATAAAGAGAAGATGGAAAACAGGCCAATGATGTATGTTGCCCTTTCGTATGACCATCGTATTGTCGATGGAAAGGAAGCGGTTACCTTTTTAAGTAAAATAAAAGAATTGCTGGAGGATCCAGAAAATTTACTTCTAGAAGGATAA
- a CDS encoding cupredoxin domain-containing protein, with protein MKFLVLKKETLLFVLAVGIVIASISAWFMLKAGDTTVFNQQSDKEIREIHMVTGEFKTTTKDGQELESYRWDPSTVFLEKGEKVKLFISGINGEKHPFYIEGTKIKGTVKKGEETTVPLQFEKEGTYRLICEVHSDRSHNGPMIAYIVVD; from the coding sequence ATGAAATTCTTAGTCTTAAAGAAAGAAACACTACTATTCGTTTTAGCTGTCGGCATCGTCATCGCCAGTATTTCCGCTTGGTTCATGTTAAAAGCAGGCGATACCACCGTATTTAATCAACAATCAGATAAAGAGATTCGCGAAATTCATATGGTGACTGGAGAATTCAAGACAACCACGAAGGATGGGCAAGAACTAGAATCCTACCGTTGGGACCCTAGCACCGTGTTTCTTGAAAAAGGGGAAAAAGTAAAGCTATTCATTAGTGGAATAAATGGTGAAAAGCATCCATTTTATATTGAAGGGACCAAGATTAAAGGTACAGTGAAAAAGGGGGAGGAAACGACAGTTCCCCTTCAATTCGAGAAAGAGGGGACCTACCGCTTAATCTGTGAGGTCCATTCAGACAGGTCCCATAATGGGCCAATGATCGCCTATATTGTGGTTGATTAA
- the pflB gene encoding formate C-acetyltransferase, with the protein MEQWQGFSKGTWTREVNVREFILKNFIPYEGDDSFLTTATDATNKLWEKVMELTTQERENGGVLDMDTETISTITSHGPGYLDEELEKVVGVQTDKPFNRSMQPFGGIRMAKAACEAYGYELNPEIERFFTEFRKTHNQGVFDAYTDEMLKARKAGIITGLPDAYGRGRIIGDYRRVALYGVDFLMKEKQKDYQNTSNVMTEDNIRLREELSEQYRALKELKELAKSYGFDISLPAETAQEAFQWVYLAYLAAIKEQNGAAMSLGRVSTFLDIYIERDLQNGRLTEVEAQELVDHFVMKLRLVKFARTPDYNELFSGDPTWVTESIGGMALDGRSLVTKNSFRFLHTLDNLGPAPEPNLTVLWSTQLPENFKKYCAKMSIKTSSIQYENDEIMRPEYGDDYGIACCVSAMEIGKQMQFFGARANLAKAMLYAINGGVDEKLKIQVGPKYQPITAEVLNYDEVMQKFDKMMEWLAGLYINTLNIIHYMHDKYSYERIEMALHDTEILRTMATGIAGLSVVADSLSAIKYGEVKVIRDENGIAIDFEVNGDFPKYGNNDDRVDSMAVEIVETFMKKLRKHQTYRDSVHTLSILTITSNVVYGKKTGNTPDGRRAGEPFAPGANPMHGRDTKGTLASLSSVAKLPYRYAMDGISNTFSIVPKALGKEEETQIRNLVSILDGYAMKTGHHLNVNVFNRETLMDAMEHPELYPQLTIRVSGYAVNFIKLTKEQQLDVINRTFHESL; encoded by the coding sequence ATGGAACAATGGCAAGGATTTTCTAAAGGAACTTGGACAAGAGAAGTAAATGTACGCGAATTTATTTTGAAGAACTTTATTCCTTATGAGGGTGATGACTCCTTCTTAACTACAGCTACTGACGCAACCAACAAACTATGGGAAAAGGTAATGGAGCTAACCACACAAGAACGTGAGAATGGCGGTGTCCTTGATATGGACACGGAAACCATTTCAACTATCACTTCACATGGACCAGGATATCTTGATGAAGAACTTGAAAAAGTAGTGGGCGTGCAAACAGATAAACCTTTTAATCGATCAATGCAGCCCTTTGGTGGAATTCGTATGGCAAAGGCAGCATGCGAAGCATACGGCTATGAATTAAATCCTGAAATTGAGAGATTCTTTACCGAGTTTCGTAAAACACATAATCAAGGTGTTTTTGATGCCTATACAGACGAAATGCTAAAAGCCCGCAAAGCCGGAATCATTACCGGACTTCCTGATGCCTATGGACGAGGACGCATTATTGGTGATTACCGCCGTGTTGCTTTATATGGTGTTGATTTCTTAATGAAAGAAAAACAAAAAGATTATCAAAATACGAGCAACGTTATGACAGAAGATAACATTCGCTTACGTGAAGAGCTGTCCGAACAATATCGTGCATTGAAAGAACTGAAAGAACTTGCAAAAAGCTATGGATTTGATATTTCCCTCCCTGCCGAAACAGCTCAAGAAGCATTCCAATGGGTATACTTAGCATACTTGGCAGCCATCAAAGAGCAAAACGGTGCAGCGATGAGCCTTGGACGGGTATCTACATTCCTAGATATCTATATTGAAAGAGATTTACAGAATGGTAGATTAACAGAAGTGGAAGCACAGGAACTTGTGGACCATTTCGTTATGAAGCTGCGTCTTGTCAAATTTGCCCGTACACCAGACTATAACGAATTATTTAGCGGTGATCCAACATGGGTAACGGAATCCATTGGCGGTATGGCGCTTGACGGACGTTCATTAGTTACGAAAAACTCATTCCGATTCCTTCATACACTAGATAATTTAGGGCCTGCACCAGAGCCAAACTTAACAGTGTTATGGTCAACCCAACTGCCTGAGAACTTTAAGAAATATTGTGCAAAGATGTCCATCAAGACTAGCTCTATTCAATATGAAAACGACGAGATAATGCGTCCGGAATATGGTGATGACTACGGAATTGCCTGCTGTGTATCGGCGATGGAAATCGGGAAACAAATGCAATTCTTTGGTGCCCGTGCAAACCTAGCTAAAGCAATGCTTTACGCTATAAACGGTGGTGTCGATGAAAAATTAAAAATTCAAGTCGGGCCAAAATATCAGCCAATTACAGCAGAAGTATTAAATTACGATGAAGTCATGCAAAAATTTGATAAAATGATGGAATGGCTTGCAGGTCTATATATAAACACCTTAAACATTATTCACTACATGCACGATAAATACAGCTACGAACGGATAGAAATGGCTTTACACGATACGGAGATTCTACGTACCATGGCAACCGGAATTGCCGGCTTAAGTGTTGTCGCTGACTCACTAAGTGCCATTAAATATGGTGAAGTAAAGGTCATTCGTGATGAAAACGGAATTGCTATAGATTTCGAAGTAAATGGTGATTTCCCTAAATACGGAAACAACGATGATCGTGTTGACAGCATGGCGGTTGAAATTGTTGAAACCTTTATGAAAAAACTGCGCAAACACCAAACCTATCGTGATTCGGTGCATACATTGTCCATTTTAACTATCACTTCAAATGTGGTTTATGGTAAGAAAACTGGTAATACACCTGATGGACGCCGTGCTGGTGAACCATTTGCACCGGGTGCAAACCCAATGCATGGCCGGGATACAAAAGGAACATTAGCTTCCTTGTCTTCTGTTGCAAAGCTTCCCTACCGTTATGCAATGGACGGAATTTCAAATACTTTCTCCATCGTACCAAAGGCACTTGGAAAAGAAGAAGAAACCCAAATTCGCAACTTAGTTTCCATCTTGGACGGATATGCAATGAAAACAGGACACCATCTTAATGTAAACGTCTTTAATCGCGAAACACTAATGGACGCAATGGAACATCCGGAGCTCTACCCACAATTAACAATTCGTGTGTCCGGATATGCGGTGAACTTTATTAAACTAACAAAAGAACAACAACTAGACGTCATTAATCGTACATTCCATGAATCACTATAA
- the yidC gene encoding membrane protein insertase YidC, producing the protein MKTKRSSILLAVLLILPTMLLSACSSNAQSGNSHGFFQTYFVHPFSTIIHSTAELFNGNYGLAIILVTLVIRLILMPFMLKQYKNQMAMKEKMDVLKPEMDVIQKKMKTEKDAKKKQELQAEMMGLYKKHGVNPLNMGCLPLLIQMPILTAFYYAIRGSKEIAAHQFLWFNLGHPDIIITIIAGVVYYFQFKVSQTNMPTAQQQQMKIMGLMSPLMIVMFSFSAPAALPLYWVVGGLFLTTQTFISHRLYKSTKSIESTPVKQK; encoded by the coding sequence ATGAAAACAAAACGATCATCTATCTTACTTGCAGTCCTTTTAATCTTACCAACTATGCTATTATCAGCTTGTTCATCTAATGCACAAAGTGGAAATAGCCATGGATTTTTTCAAACTTATTTTGTCCATCCTTTTTCGACCATTATTCATTCAACAGCTGAACTATTCAATGGAAACTATGGTTTAGCAATTATTCTGGTCACCCTGGTGATCAGGCTTATCCTCATGCCGTTCATGTTAAAACAATACAAAAATCAAATGGCAATGAAGGAAAAAATGGATGTCTTAAAGCCAGAAATGGATGTTATTCAGAAGAAAATGAAGACGGAAAAGGACGCTAAGAAAAAGCAAGAACTTCAAGCTGAAATGATGGGTTTGTATAAAAAACATGGTGTTAATCCATTGAATATGGGTTGCTTACCACTTTTAATTCAAATGCCAATTTTAACCGCCTTTTATTATGCGATTCGTGGTTCAAAAGAAATTGCCGCCCATCAATTCTTATGGTTTAATTTGGGGCATCCTGATATCATTATCACAATTATCGCAGGGGTAGTTTACTACTTCCAGTTTAAAGTATCTCAAACCAATATGCCGACTGCACAGCAGCAGCAAATGAAAATCATGGGTCTAATGTCGCCATTAATGATTGTAATGTTTTCCTTTAGCGCTCCTGCGGCACTACCGCTTTATTGGGTTGTTGGTGGGCTATTCTTAACTACCCAAACCTTTATTAGCCACAGACTTTATAAATCAACAAAGTCGATCGAATCGACACCAGTTAAACAAAAATAA
- the mnmH gene encoding tRNA 2-selenouridine(34) synthase MnmH: MKEITVEDLFNLKESMIIDIRSPIEFKEGSIPGAINVPLFSDEERQVVGTIYKHEGQAAAKWKAMEFVSPKIPALLKTIRSYHTEGELVIHCWRGGMRSKAVITFLEFAGIYAWRLIGGYKAYRHHILEKIPTIIPNQAVVLHGMTGVGKTEVLKILEKKSYPILDLEEMAGHRGSIFGTIGLSEGHNQKIFDSLLFKGLQEIQGSDYFLVEAESKRIGKAVQPEELMDVKFKGINIYIHSSLEQRVTQLVSEYVLPYEQEPWYFEKISLGIDKVLKRVKDVEIRKNLLQTLHEKNYREMILILLDHYYDPRYDHARQEYEGEFIDIYAENPIDAAAKIITKLDELTFQPRLITNKH; encoded by the coding sequence ATGAAGGAAATAACCGTTGAAGATCTTTTTAATTTGAAAGAATCGATGATCATTGATATCCGTTCACCAATTGAATTTAAGGAAGGCTCCATTCCCGGTGCAATCAATGTTCCTTTATTTTCTGATGAAGAACGTCAAGTAGTTGGAACCATTTACAAACATGAAGGCCAGGCAGCGGCAAAGTGGAAAGCGATGGAATTTGTTTCGCCGAAAATTCCTGCTCTTCTAAAGACCATTAGATCCTATCATACCGAGGGAGAATTAGTGATCCATTGTTGGCGTGGCGGGATGCGCAGTAAAGCAGTGATTACCTTCTTGGAATTTGCCGGTATTTACGCATGGAGGTTAATTGGTGGTTATAAAGCATATCGTCACCATATCCTAGAAAAAATCCCCACGATTATTCCTAATCAAGCGGTTGTCCTCCATGGGATGACAGGGGTTGGGAAAACAGAGGTTTTGAAGATCTTGGAAAAGAAGAGCTATCCTATCCTTGACCTGGAGGAAATGGCAGGTCATCGTGGGTCTATTTTCGGGACGATTGGCCTTTCGGAGGGTCATAATCAAAAGATATTTGATTCTCTATTATTTAAGGGACTTCAGGAAATCCAGGGTAGTGATTATTTTCTTGTTGAGGCAGAAAGCAAACGAATTGGCAAAGCCGTGCAGCCTGAAGAATTGATGGATGTTAAATTTAAGGGGATTAACATTTATATTCATTCATCACTTGAGCAAAGAGTTACACAGCTTGTTTCTGAATATGTATTGCCATACGAACAGGAACCTTGGTATTTCGAAAAAATTTCTTTGGGTATTGATAAGGTATTAAAACGAGTGAAGGATGTTGAAATAAGAAAAAATCTCTTGCAAACACTACATGAAAAGAATTATCGGGAAATGATTCTGATTTTACTTGACCATTATTATGACCCACGCTATGACCATGCAAGACAAGAATATGAAGGTGAATTTATTGATATTTATGCCGAAAATCCAATAGATGCAGCTGCAAAAATTATCACTAAACTTGATGAGTTAACCTTCCAACCACGTTTAATAACAAATAAGCATTAA
- the trpA gene encoding tryptophan synthase subunit alpha: MYRIEQSFSKLQAHNNKAFIPYIMAGDGGLDSLINRLTLLEHFGASAIEVGVPFSDPVADGPTIQQAGLRALQNGTTLKGIIAELQKAREVITIPILLMTYVNPIYAYGIEEFVRDIRIAGVDGCIIPDLPIEEEEIIAPQLEEANIELIRLVTLTTPLERIKTISSKGKGFLYTVTVKGITGARNEYDAELLQFLKTVKEVSTIPVMAGFGISTKDQIAELTTYCDGVIVGSRIVDLFAQNDLSEMEELMSCFKRETKIL, encoded by the coding sequence ATGTACCGAATTGAACAATCATTTTCAAAATTACAAGCCCATAACAACAAGGCATTTATTCCTTACATAATGGCAGGGGATGGAGGGCTAGATAGTTTAATAAATAGGTTGACATTACTTGAACATTTCGGTGCGAGCGCAATAGAGGTTGGAGTTCCTTTTTCTGATCCAGTTGCGGATGGTCCAACCATTCAACAAGCGGGACTTAGAGCCCTTCAAAACGGTACCACCTTAAAGGGGATCATTGCAGAATTACAAAAGGCAAGGGAAGTCATTACCATTCCCATTCTCTTAATGACGTATGTAAATCCAATTTACGCTTACGGAATAGAGGAATTTGTTCGCGATATCCGAATCGCCGGTGTAGATGGTTGTATTATTCCCGACCTCCCCATTGAGGAAGAAGAGATCATAGCACCCCAGCTTGAGGAGGCAAATATTGAACTAATTCGCTTAGTTACCCTTACAACGCCACTTGAGCGGATAAAAACAATTTCAAGTAAAGGCAAAGGATTTTTATATACAGTTACCGTTAAGGGAATTACTGGGGCGAGAAATGAATATGATGCTGAATTACTGCAATTTTTGAAGACCGTAAAAGAGGTAAGCACCATACCGGTAATGGCAGGATTTGGGATATCAACAAAGGATCAAATTGCTGAATTAACAACGTACTGTGATGGAGTTATTGTTGGCAGTAGAATTGTTGATTTGTTTGCACAAAATGATCTTAGTGAAATGGAAGAATTAATGTCATGTTTCAAACGGGAAACAAAAATACTGTAA
- a CDS encoding AMP-binding protein, which produces MSSLLNVTIGKLVEEKATLHPEHVAVVYSDRNLRWTYREFDEICRRAAKGFMKLGINKGEQLAAWSTNTPEWLVTQFATGKMGAVLVTVNTNYRTAELEYLLNQSDTTTIVLMDTWKDASYMDMVYEIVPELKTSEPGRLNSSRLPFLKNVIVLGEKRYPGTYSWEDIIKLGETISDTELNVRMDSLEPDDVINMQYTSGTTGFPKGVMLTHNNIVNNGFNIAGCMKLTVADRLCIPVPFFHCFGCVLGTMACVSVGATMVPVQEFSPRRVLQTVQDEKCTGLHGVPTMFIAELNVPDFDKYDLSTLRTGIMAGSNCPIEVMKAVIEKMGVTEITIAYGQTESSPVIMQTRTDDPIELRVETVGKALPNVEVKVVEPGTNREIGYVVQGELCTRGYHVMKGYYKNITATNEAIDTEGWLHTGDLAVMDENGYCKITGRLKDMIIRGGENIYPREIEEFLYSHPKVLDIQVIGIPDKVYGEEVMAWIILKEGQAATAEELREFCSGKISKHKIPRYIEFTDAYPMTASGKIQKFRLREKAIEMVKN; this is translated from the coding sequence ATGTCATCATTATTAAATGTTACCATCGGAAAACTAGTAGAAGAAAAAGCAACATTACATCCGGAACACGTGGCAGTGGTTTATTCAGATCGAAATTTGAGATGGACATACCGTGAATTTGATGAAATTTGTCGAAGGGCCGCAAAAGGTTTTATGAAGCTCGGAATAAACAAGGGAGAACAGCTTGCTGCTTGGTCAACTAACACTCCTGAATGGCTCGTTACACAATTTGCGACCGGTAAAATGGGTGCAGTCCTCGTCACAGTTAACACTAACTACCGAACTGCTGAACTTGAGTACCTCTTAAACCAATCTGATACAACAACGATTGTTTTAATGGATACTTGGAAGGATGCTTCCTATATGGATATGGTATATGAAATTGTCCCGGAATTGAAAACCTCAGAACCAGGCAGGCTGAATAGCAGCAGGCTCCCTTTTCTAAAAAATGTCATTGTTCTAGGTGAAAAAAGGTATCCCGGAACCTATTCCTGGGAAGATATCATTAAGCTTGGGGAAACCATTTCAGATACGGAATTAAATGTGCGAATGGATTCTCTTGAACCGGATGATGTCATTAATATGCAGTACACCTCGGGGACAACGGGGTTCCCCAAAGGGGTCATGCTCACCCATAATAATATCGTTAACAACGGCTTTAATATTGCTGGTTGTATGAAGCTGACCGTAGCTGACAGGCTTTGTATTCCGGTTCCTTTTTTTCATTGTTTTGGATGTGTCCTGGGAACGATGGCATGTGTTTCTGTCGGCGCGACAATGGTTCCTGTTCAAGAATTCAGCCCAAGAAGAGTTTTACAAACGGTTCAAGACGAAAAGTGTACAGGGCTTCATGGAGTTCCAACCATGTTTATTGCCGAATTAAATGTTCCTGATTTTGACAAATATGATCTTTCAACATTACGAACGGGAATCATGGCAGGATCCAACTGTCCGATTGAGGTCATGAAGGCAGTCATCGAAAAAATGGGAGTAACTGAAATCACCATCGCATATGGTCAAACAGAATCATCACCGGTTATTATGCAAACAAGAACCGATGATCCAATTGAGTTACGGGTAGAAACGGTGGGAAAAGCATTGCCGAACGTGGAAGTGAAAGTTGTCGAACCGGGAACAAATAGAGAAATCGGATACGTTGTTCAGGGCGAGCTTTGCACACGGGGATATCATGTAATGAAAGGGTATTATAAAAATATTACCGCCACAAATGAGGCGATTGATACAGAAGGTTGGCTGCATACAGGCGATTTAGCTGTAATGGATGAAAACGGGTATTGTAAAATTACGGGGCGGTTAAAAGATATGATCATTCGCGGCGGCGAAAATATTTATCCTCGAGAAATCGAAGAATTTTTATATTCCCATCCAAAGGTTCTTGATATTCAGGTTATTGGGATTCCAGACAAAGTATATGGGGAAGAAGTAATGGCCTGGATTATTTTAAAAGAGGGACAAGCGGCTACTGCTGAAGAACTACGAGAATTTTGCTCGGGTAAGATTTCCAAACATAAGATTCCCCGTTATATTGAATTCACGGATGCCTATCCCATGACGGCATCAGGAAAAATTCAAAAATTCCGTCTTAGGGAAAAAGCGATTGAGATGGTAAAAAATTAA